One genomic segment of Salarias fasciatus chromosome 8, fSalaFa1.1, whole genome shotgun sequence includes these proteins:
- the psmc5 gene encoding 26S proteasome regulatory subunit 8, with product MEVDGIDHIKSTPSKNRDIMEIGDSKGGSGLRQYYLSKIEELQLTVNDKSQNLRRLQAQRNELNAKVRLLREELQLLQEQGSYVGEVVRVMDKKKVLVKVHPEGKFVVDVDKNIDINDVTPNCRVALRNDSYTLHKILPNKVDPLVSLMMVEKVPDSTYEMIGGLDKQIKEIKEVIELPVKHPELFEALGIAQPKGVLLYGPPGTGKTLLARAVAHHTDCTFIRVSGSELVQKFIGEGARMVRELFVMAREHAPSIIFMDEIDSIGSSRLEGGSGGDSEVQRTMLELLNQLDGFEATKNIKVIMATNRIDILDSALLRPGRIDRKIEFPPPNEEARLDILKIHSRKMNLTRGINLRKIAELMPGASGAEVKGVCTEAGMYALRERRVHVTQEDFEMAVAKVMQKDSEKNMSIKKLWK from the exons ATGGAAATAGGGGACAGTAAAGGCGGCTCGGGCCTTCGACAGTACTACTTGTCTAAGATAGAGGAGCTACAG CTGACAGTGAACGATAAGAGTCAGAACCTCAGACGTCTGCAAGCACAGAGGAATGAGCTCAACGCTAAAG TGCGTCTCCTTCGGGAGGAGTTGCAGTTACTACAGGAGCAAGGATCGTATGTGGGAGAAGTGGTCAGAGTCATGGACAAAAAGAAAGTGCTGGTCAAG GTGCATCCAGAAGGCAAATTTGTTGTGGATGTCGACAAGAACATTGATATCAATGAT GTGACTCCAAATTGCCGTGTGGCCCTGCGTAACGACAGCTACACCCTGCACAAGATCCTGCCCAACAAGGTGGACCCGCTGGTCTCCCTCATGATGGTGGAGAAGGTGCCGGACTCCACCTACGAGATGATCGGTGGCCTGGACAAGCAGATCAAGGAGATCAAAGAAGTGATCGAGCTGCCCGTCAAGCATCCAGAGCTGTTCGAAGCTTTGGGCATTGCACAGCCAAAG GGTGTGCTCCTGTACGGACCGCCGGGCACAGGGAAGACCCTGCTGGCCAGAGCTGTGGCCCACCACACCGACTGCACCTTCATCAGGGTGTCGGGCTCTGAGCTGGTCCAGAAGTTCATTGGAGAGG GTGCCCGTATGGTGCGTGAGCTGTTCGTCATGGCGAGAGAGCACGCCCCCTCCATCATCTTCATGGACGAGATCGACTCCATCGGCTCGTCCCGCCTGGAGGGCGGCTCAGGGGGCGACAGCGAGGTGCAGAGGAccatgctggagctgctcaaTCAGCTGGACGGGTTCGAGGCAACCAAGAACATCAAG GTCATCATGGCCACAAACCGGATCGACATCTTAGACTCAGCTCTGCTCAGGCCCGGCCGGATCGACAGGAAAATTGAGTTCCCGCCTCCCAATGAAGAG GCCCGTCTGGACATCCTGAAGATTCACTCCAGGAAGATGAACCTAACGCGCGGCATTAACCTGAGGAAGATCGCAGAGCTCATGCCCGGAGCCTCTGGGGCCGAGGTCAAG GGCGTTTGCACTGAGGCCGGGATGTACGCTCTGAGAGAGAGGAGAGTCCACGTCACCCAGGAGGACTTCGAAATGGCTGTGGCAAAG GTGATGCAGAAGGACAGCGAGAAGAACATGTCTATCAAGAAGCTATGGAAGTAA